A stretch of Sulfurimonas autotrophica DSM 16294 DNA encodes these proteins:
- a CDS encoding replication initiation protein, whose product MRDFQQQNQLNKTLNRFNKIRLYHNYGYMNILPVKYLKKNPHKYKQVQLNTDTHFNAIIMDIDDEDLLTEWNAVGLPTPSIQTLNKDNDKAHLVWLLNIPVSKRNRKAVKYYKTIVDSIKLLIGADKAYQNHQTKNFLNNELYRITYNDLGYDLEDFKNFIIKEEKYKVSQHTDLAEYESTGSRHIDLFNQLRLYGYKVAKHSNLLEKLQKRAELLNEQFDEPIKQKAIIKSVLAFCEENKNNFKAAHKYRTGAMKFKKITNMSPINYIKEVSRRQSKSATRTKDIKRIKTAAKIKVAFELLLRHKTKLTYSNIAKQAKVSPRTVKRYSKIIKILVQKVDGVISSIRVIVLEAEERSIYPLKYWNAVLFRYPEVPT is encoded by the coding sequence GTGAGAGACTTTCAACAACAAAACCAACTTAACAAAACACTTAACCGCTTTAACAAGATAAGACTTTATCATAACTATGGATATATGAATATCCTACCTGTTAAATACCTCAAAAAGAATCCTCATAAATATAAACAAGTCCAACTAAATACCGATACACACTTCAATGCAATCATCATGGATATCGATGATGAAGATCTATTAACAGAATGGAATGCTGTTGGACTCCCAACCCCATCAATACAAACACTCAATAAAGATAATGACAAAGCTCACCTGGTATGGCTACTTAATATTCCTGTATCCAAAAGAAATCGAAAAGCTGTTAAGTATTACAAAACCATAGTTGATAGTATAAAGCTACTCATAGGTGCAGATAAAGCATATCAAAACCATCAAACAAAAAACTTTCTCAACAATGAACTATATAGAATTACATATAATGATCTTGGGTATGACCTAGAAGACTTTAAAAACTTCATCATTAAAGAAGAGAAGTACAAAGTTTCTCAGCATACAGATTTAGCTGAGTATGAGAGTACTGGAAGCAGACATATAGATCTGTTTAATCAGCTACGACTATATGGATATAAAGTAGCAAAGCATAGCAATCTATTAGAAAAGCTACAGAAACGAGCAGAACTTCTAAACGAACAGTTTGATGAGCCTATAAAACAAAAAGCAATCATAAAGTCAGTTCTAGCATTTTGCGAAGAGAATAAGAATAATTTTAAAGCAGCTCATAAGTATAGAACAGGAGCTATGAAGTTTAAAAAGATAACCAATATGTCTCCAATAAATTATATAAAAGAAGTCTCAAGACGACAAAGTAAATCTGCAACACGGACAAAAGATATTAAGCGCATTAAGACAGCAGCCAAGATTAAAGTAGCTTTCGAATTACTATTGCGACATAAAACTAAATTAACCTACTCAAACATCGCTAAACAAGCAAAAGTTTCCCCTAGAACAGTAAAAAGATACTCAAAAATAATCAAGATTTTAGTTCAAAAAGTTGATGGTGTCATTAGCTCTATAAGGGTAATAGTACTTGAGGCTGAGGAACGAAGTATTTATCCTCTAAAGTACTGGAATGCGGTTTTATTTAGATACCCAGAGGTTCCTACATAA
- a CDS encoding recombinase family protein: MILGYIRVSTDKQDNQKQKHLILEYAHSNSLKINDFIEVEISSRKSEKLRKITELKDRLQKDDTLIVAELSRLGRNMMDVMNLIQELSDKGIKLIFIRQPELSTFNSAHNKLLLAIYSYFAESEREFISMRTKQGLAAAKASGKKLGRKPGQKVKSKYDPYLEKIKEMLLKDVSITSIHKIIEFGTYVGLRSYILNNSELNKILTQNKDKTVSLLAINYLDN; encoded by the coding sequence ATGATTTTAGGCTATATTCGAGTTTCAACTGATAAACAAGATAACCAAAAACAAAAACACTTAATTTTAGAATATGCTCATTCTAATAGTTTAAAAATTAATGATTTTATAGAAGTTGAAATAAGTTCAAGAAAAAGTGAGAAGTTAAGAAAAATCACTGAACTCAAAGATAGACTTCAAAAAGATGATACTTTGATTGTTGCAGAGCTTAGTAGACTTGGTAGAAATATGATGGATGTAATGAATCTTATTCAAGAGTTAAGTGATAAAGGTATAAAGCTTATTTTCATTCGTCAACCAGAACTATCAACATTTAACTCTGCACATAATAAACTGCTTCTTGCAATCTACTCATATTTTGCAGAGAGTGAACGTGAATTTATATCTATGAGAACTAAACAAGGTCTTGCTGCTGCTAAAGCATCTGGCAAAAAACTTGGTCGTAAGCCTGGACAAAAAGTTAAGAGTAAGTATGATCCATATCTTGAGAAGATTAAAGAGATGCTTTTAAAAGATGTATCAATTACTTCTATTCATAAAATTATTGAGTTTGGCACTTATGTTGGCTTGAGGAGCTATATTCTGAATAATAGTGAGTTAAATAAAATTCTTACTCAAAATAAAGATAAAACTGTGAGTTTGCTTGCGATTAATTATTTGGACAACTAG
- a CDS encoding RAP domain-containing protein, with protein sequence MSNYLTEKSLGKYLKQIFPKHEFIRDRVVPNSDIQKRPDYRNDDLMLIIEFDGYGHYSNPDNILTDGFKDDIYKDMGYDIVRIPYFIQMSKDIVELLFDRDVDIEQVYPHGFIDIKAMLPAYFCELGIIRFKKDLDKFKIVKDEIILSLGQKYDEYGNINYVLPPSLYNLLIEGIG encoded by the coding sequence GTGAGTAATTATTTAACAGAAAAATCATTAGGAAAATATTTAAAGCAGATATTTCCAAAACATGAATTTATTAGAGATAGAGTTGTTCCAAATTCTGATATTCAAAAAAGACCAGATTACAGAAATGATGATCTTATGTTGATAATAGAATTTGATGGGTATGGTCATTATAGTAATCCAGATAATATTTTAACAGATGGTTTTAAAGATGATATATATAAAGACATGGGATATGATATTGTTAGAATTCCATATTTTATTCAAATGTCAAAAGATATTGTAGAATTATTGTTTGACAGAGATGTTGATATTGAACAAGTATATCCACATGGATTTATTGATATTAAAGCTATGTTGCCAGCATATTTTTGTGAGTTAGGTATTATACGATTTAAAAAAGATTTAGATAAGTTTAAAATAGTTAAAGATGAGATTATCTTATCTTTAGGTCAAAAATATGATGAGTATGGAAATATAAATTATGTACTACCTCCATCTTTATATAATCTACTAATAGAAGGGATAGGATGA
- a CDS encoding conjugal transfer protein TraG N-terminal domain-containing protein: protein MKNKLFILMLLLCGVNLNAAEITWVNAFPIYVYGDVTAIAKIYEFINTIVNSPTPQIIISIGVTMAIVISGWKVKDGDYNEIIKALFAPITLYALFFVPTVNVHITDLRVDKGLINYSVPDGGYRKVDNVPYMIAFIPASSSMLVSLFIDLTDNSWDATSTGSKFSTLGFQEMSHISQEALILGTFNNLDVNSSSDVYNMQQYVHQCLVIEALKVPSNHQKLIKPSKTFPEMYDPANFDGNIGNVRVTFTDATGVTEVSDTCANLYTTYVSGVASTLESDFGDVLQGNFPNVDTSSATFNEAWRENAGVQQTVVGNIRKAMITGAATRALAKDLSTDGIGVDGVAMATEIAIEKTIANLRTEGLAKYEWMARMLPNAVFIIMMLMLGIFPLMIIVMTFMGFNAFKGVANFFMGYIAMNFNLVSLALVSNIISYYTAQNAQQAIVSYAGMPFGSTQISEFMYQQADMAGLAGIIGVISVPFVTAAIFYGETKGLAAGISGVTGAFRGNVAADAKDTLVDRDAQQEIDKQMLDDAKNERDASSWLTNEGFTKPSNMSAVEAKNQMMKNLSSIGNANAASEIFHSGNAQNFIHGSAVQSSQGFNKTAGLGGSGVSMETAGSVSFEDGEVMGSMIQKTSDLRSESESYDTSKVGEGQAIGMFGKDMGSAALSDLDSSASATVANATNAVANQVGAGRGLLETGAFNSDGTLAGNAATEALIKGAALTSAQKANNQIGAGEVGNMDDYLSTALQDGHIAAKTVSKVADRRDDLSDMDNKNTQWNEDSIASGNAIASVHKETQAQGAHNALDIEKGTLNDAFKKASSGSEEAGRKSENSLLGVGEEWDKRTATGDDIKTMSKLQDNAAVQEFGGIDSTHAEIMKHGSLDGAIKDMVTAAQEKGISSATHADNLRDDYGSNLDSKKMMQMSSKDRSDLFDAALNEKDPQKKQAMLDMLDEANQTGGVSRSLSDVTDSIDQSKLDAQLGQAIGIDQNKIAGVNYSQNAMYGEMSSQQSTQSKLGAQGGVEGAVKVDATESSVKAKTQEEVLDSQLKQAGAKDGLDSSIKDLASATDKLAKTAGTLAGGKTAADIATTGKFDSPEQFAESQAKTASQQASKDKAKMLLDEDQEANNGLVKKALMMSRKGYEGEQADEKEAQALDQMERAGLVKTMEDGSIKVATGTKFSDAMAVLNSGDMGRDKQVQIAGTSMNIDRDMDGNTRITGTSLDSTERGSKLDYSVSGFAGAVGVGLAMGAAGLATANQYSKHIASEKIPMKMEDMHGAKPDGNGGFIDSNGKGFGVNENGEVTRNGKVAMKDNPNYKKGFIKAGWDNAKNSLNEKGKNLRSGFTSESLDETISTEKNQTSNENANSSSNSNQNDVSHKKSPDINSNTIIPKSEQGIKPSISEQIGAQFKKEQILNQDTKYNSDMDKLKATHAQQNALNPDNPNVASRQAMEINAMQDAHMKRIEANTKPNLQVPSEKGFFEKRMSALSNVWDGGGSWKTKIAMSAGAMALGSVSATASDIMDAVDPIAHASGTSLGDSSYGGDELKQMQAQFKSNSNGFTTPSWVKGVQPVSTVPQHVQTAFSTPSGFNTQQAISTSTGFSTNAAGQEIYGANKNDTLFRNDTSAESLRIQEDIALGTEFNQETSEGIQAAVERLMDADRNEK, encoded by the coding sequence ATGAAAAATAAACTATTTATTTTAATGCTACTTCTATGCGGTGTTAATCTTAATGCCGCAGAAATTACATGGGTTAATGCATTCCCAATATATGTATATGGTGATGTTACCGCTATAGCTAAAATTTACGAGTTTATTAACACCATAGTAAACTCTCCAACACCACAAATAATCATCAGTATCGGTGTTACAATGGCAATAGTTATCTCAGGTTGGAAAGTAAAAGATGGAGATTACAATGAGATAATCAAAGCTCTATTTGCTCCTATCACTCTTTATGCTCTTTTCTTCGTTCCTACAGTTAATGTACATATTACAGATCTACGTGTAGATAAAGGCTTAATCAACTACTCCGTACCAGACGGTGGATATCGTAAAGTCGATAATGTTCCTTATATGATTGCTTTTATTCCTGCTAGTTCTTCTATGTTGGTTTCTCTCTTTATTGATTTAACTGACAATAGTTGGGATGCAACAAGCACTGGTAGTAAGTTTTCAACTTTAGGTTTTCAAGAGATGTCACATATCTCTCAGGAAGCATTAATACTAGGAACATTCAATAACCTTGATGTCAATTCAAGTAGTGATGTTTATAACATGCAACAGTATGTACATCAATGTTTAGTAATTGAAGCACTCAAAGTACCATCTAATCATCAAAAATTAATAAAACCGAGTAAGACATTTCCAGAGATGTATGATCCGGCTAATTTTGATGGGAATATTGGTAATGTGCGAGTAACTTTTACAGATGCAACGGGTGTTACAGAGGTAAGTGATACATGTGCAAATCTCTATACTACCTATGTAAGTGGTGTAGCATCAACACTAGAGAGTGATTTTGGAGATGTTCTGCAAGGGAATTTTCCAAATGTAGATACATCTAGTGCAACTTTTAATGAAGCATGGAGAGAGAACGCAGGAGTACAGCAAACTGTAGTTGGTAATATTCGCAAGGCTATGATAACAGGTGCTGCTACAAGAGCATTAGCAAAAGATTTAAGTACAGATGGTATCGGTGTTGATGGTGTTGCTATGGCGACAGAAATAGCCATTGAGAAAACAATCGCAAATTTAAGAACTGAAGGATTAGCTAAGTATGAGTGGATGGCTCGTATGTTACCTAATGCTGTTTTTATTATTATGATGTTGATGTTGGGAATTTTTCCTTTAATGATTATAGTTATGACATTTATGGGCTTTAATGCTTTTAAAGGTGTTGCTAACTTTTTCATGGGCTATATCGCTATGAACTTCAATCTAGTATCACTTGCCCTGGTAAGTAATATTATCTCTTACTACACTGCTCAAAACGCTCAACAAGCAATAGTAAGTTATGCCGGTATGCCGTTTGGTTCTACTCAGATAAGTGAGTTTATGTATCAACAAGCAGATATGGCAGGTCTAGCCGGTATCATTGGTGTTATATCTGTACCTTTTGTGACAGCAGCTATTTTCTATGGAGAAACAAAAGGTTTAGCCGCAGGTATTAGTGGAGTAACTGGTGCGTTTAGAGGTAATGTAGCAGCAGATGCTAAAGACACACTTGTAGATAGAGATGCACAACAAGAAATCGATAAGCAAATGCTTGATGATGCTAAAAATGAAAGAGATGCTTCTTCATGGTTGACTAATGAGGGCTTTACTAAACCATCAAACATGAGTGCAGTTGAAGCTAAAAACCAAATGATGAAGAATCTATCTTCTATCGGAAATGCAAATGCAGCTTCGGAGATATTTCACTCTGGTAATGCTCAAAACTTCATACATGGTTCAGCAGTACAATCATCACAAGGCTTTAATAAAACAGCCGGACTTGGTGGAAGTGGTGTAAGTATGGAAACCGCAGGCTCAGTATCGTTTGAAGATGGCGAGGTTATGGGTTCTATGATTCAAAAGACATCAGACTTAAGAAGTGAATCTGAAAGTTACGATACTAGCAAAGTTGGTGAAGGTCAAGCAATAGGAATGTTCGGTAAAGATATGGGTTCAGCTGCTCTATCTGATTTAGACTCTAGTGCTAGTGCTACAGTAGCTAATGCTACAAACGCAGTAGCTAATCAAGTTGGAGCAGGTCGTGGACTTCTTGAAACTGGTGCGTTTAATAGTGATGGTACACTTGCCGGTAATGCTGCAACAGAAGCACTTATAAAAGGTGCTGCTTTGACTTCTGCTCAAAAGGCTAATAATCAGATAGGAGCCGGTGAAGTAGGTAATATGGATGATTATTTATCTACAGCACTTCAAGATGGACACATAGCTGCTAAAACTGTTTCTAAAGTTGCGGATAGAAGAGATGATCTTAGTGATATGGACAATAAGAACACTCAATGGAACGAAGACAGTATTGCTAGTGGTAATGCAATAGCATCTGTACATAAAGAGACACAAGCCCAAGGTGCTCATAATGCACTTGATATTGAAAAAGGTACTCTTAATGATGCATTTAAGAAAGCTTCAAGTGGCTCAGAAGAAGCCGGAAGAAAATCTGAAAACTCTCTTTTGGGTGTTGGTGAAGAATGGGATAAAAGAACTGCTACTGGTGATGATATTAAAACCATGTCAAAATTGCAAGACAATGCGGCAGTACAAGAGTTTGGTGGTATTGATTCAACACATGCTGAAATAATGAAACATGGTAGTTTGGATGGTGCAATCAAAGATATGGTAACAGCTGCTCAAGAAAAAGGTATAAGCTCTGCAACTCATGCCGATAACCTAAGAGATGATTATGGTAGTAATCTTGATAGTAAAAAAATGATGCAGATGTCCTCTAAAGATAGAAGTGATTTATTTGATGCTGCATTGAATGAAAAAGATCCCCAAAAGAAACAAGCAATGTTGGATATGTTAGATGAAGCAAACCAAACAGGTGGAGTGAGTAGAAGCTTAAGTGATGTAACAGATAGTATAGACCAATCTAAGCTAGATGCTCAACTAGGTCAAGCAATAGGAATAGACCAAAATAAAATTGCCGGAGTAAATTATTCTCAAAATGCAATGTATGGAGAAATGAGTAGCCAACAAAGTACACAATCTAAGCTAGGTGCACAAGGCGGAGTAGAGGGTGCTGTTAAAGTAGATGCAACAGAATCATCTGTAAAAGCAAAAACTCAAGAGGAAGTACTCGATAGCCAACTAAAACAAGCCGGTGCTAAAGATGGGCTAGATTCTAGTATTAAAGATCTTGCTAGTGCTACTGATAAACTTGCAAAAACTGCTGGTACTTTAGCCGGTGGTAAGACTGCTGCTGATATAGCTACTACAGGAAAGTTTGATAGTCCAGAACAATTTGCTGAGAGTCAAGCAAAAACGGCAAGTCAACAGGCTAGCAAAGATAAAGCGAAGATGCTACTCGATGAAGATCAAGAAGCTAATAATGGATTAGTTAAAAAAGCACTAATGATGTCAAGAAAAGGATATGAAGGTGAACAAGCTGATGAGAAAGAAGCACAAGCCCTGGATCAAATGGAGCGAGCAGGATTAGTTAAAACAATGGAGGATGGCTCAATTAAAGTAGCTACAGGAACAAAATTCTCTGATGCAATGGCAGTTCTAAACTCTGGAGACATGGGAAGAGATAAGCAAGTGCAAATAGCCGGAACAAGTATGAATATAGATAGAGATATGGATGGAAACACTAGAATTACCGGAACATCTTTAGATAGTACAGAACGAGGTTCTAAACTTGATTACTCCGTAAGTGGTTTCGCTGGTGCAGTTGGTGTAGGGTTAGCAATGGGAGCAGCAGGATTAGCAACAGCTAATCAGTATTCTAAACATATAGCATCAGAGAAAATACCTATGAAAATGGAAGATATGCATGGAGCAAAACCTGATGGCAATGGTGGATTTATTGATTCAAATGGGAAAGGTTTTGGTGTTAATGAAAATGGTGAGGTTACTAGAAATGGCAAAGTTGCTATGAAAGACAACCCTAATTATAAAAAAGGATTTATTAAAGCTGGATGGGATAATGCAAAAAATAGTCTAAATGAAAAAGGTAAAAATCTAAGAAGTGGTTTTACCTCTGAGTCCCTGGATGAAACCATATCCACCGAAAAGAACCAGACCTCCAACGAAAATGCCAATAGCAGTAGCAACAGCAATCAAAATGATGTGAGTCATAAAAAGTCTCCTGATATAAATTCTAATACTATTATACCGAAATCTGAACAAGGTATCAAGCCATCAATTTCAGAACAAATAGGTGCACAATTTAAAAAAGAACAGATTTTAAATCAAGATACAAAATATAACTCTGATATGGATAAGTTAAAAGCTACTCATGCTCAACAAAATGCACTTAATCCAGATAATCCAAATGTAGCAAGTCGTCAAGCTATGGAGATTAATGCAATGCAAGATGCACATATGAAGAGGATAGAAGCAAATACTAAACCTAACTTACAGGTACCTAGCGAGAAAGGTTTCTTCGAGAAAAGAATGAGTGCTTTAAGTAATGTTTGGGATGGCGGTGGTTCGTGGAAAACAAAAATTGCAATGAGTGCTGGTGCTATGGCACTAGGAAGTGTAAGTGCGACAGCATCAGACATAATGGATGCAGTTGATCCTATAGCACATGCATCTGGTACAAGCTTAGGAGATTCATCTTATGGTGGGGATGAGCTAAAACAGATGCAAGCACAATTCAAATCTAATAGTAATGGATTTACTACTCCATCATGGGTTAAAGGTGTTCAGCCTGTATCTACAGTTCCACAACATGTTCAAACCGCATTCTCAACTCCAAGTGGATTTAACACGCAACAAGCGATTAGTACATCAACTGGCTTCAGTACTAATGCAGCAGGACAAGAGATATACGGAGCGAATAAAAACGATACTCTCTTTAGAAATGACACAAGTGCAGAATCTCTAAGAATTCAAGAAGATATAGCTCTAGGTACAGAATTTAACCAAGAGACCTCTGAGGGTATTCAAGCGGCGGTTGAGAGACTTATGGATGCTGATAGAAATGAAAAATAA
- a CDS encoding site-specific integrase, with product MRGSVNNQVNQLWSKIDGLYTSKGETRANSDYRGHNGHKVSENVHGYSWKDETKRIAKELLTYSKKNFKIKDMQAITGEVVLAYVNDKIEDGLVRNSISSYISNIAKIKVGLSKIPNKLKSHNNQFTHEDLKQARKNINQFAVRSKHINRAYINPASFKSDMSIKSRIGYQLQLKHGLRVSEATLIRPSQLLNNNTIRIQGKGGYERDVKLSSVLFNQITQEIKAHGSYYQGYNTYLKDLKNSVAKAGEKWTGTHGLRYNYAQSQMSRYQEKMSYKEALARVSFELGHHRIEITKHYLK from the coding sequence ATGAGAGGTAGTGTAAACAATCAAGTTAATCAGCTATGGAGTAAAATAGATGGGCTATACACTTCAAAAGGAGAGACTAGAGCAAATAGTGACTATCGTGGACATAATGGGCATAAAGTAAGTGAGAATGTTCACGGTTATTCATGGAAAGATGAAACTAAACGCATCGCAAAAGAACTGCTAACATATTCTAAAAAGAATTTTAAGATCAAGGATATGCAAGCAATAACTGGGGAAGTGGTATTAGCATATGTAAATGATAAAATAGAAGATGGACTTGTCAGGAATAGTATAAGTTCCTACATTAGTAATATAGCCAAAATTAAAGTAGGTCTATCAAAAATACCGAATAAACTAAAATCACATAATAATCAATTTACACATGAAGATTTAAAGCAAGCTCGAAAAAACATAAATCAGTTTGCTGTGAGATCAAAGCATATAAATCGTGCATATATTAACCCTGCATCTTTCAAAAGTGATATGTCAATAAAATCTAGAATAGGTTATCAACTGCAATTAAAACATGGCTTAAGGGTTAGCGAGGCTACTCTAATTAGACCTAGTCAACTACTTAACAACAATACAATCAGAATACAAGGTAAGGGAGGTTATGAAAGAGATGTAAAATTGTCATCTGTTTTATTTAATCAAATAACACAAGAGATAAAAGCACATGGATCATACTATCAAGGCTACAATACTTATTTAAAAGACTTAAAAAACAGTGTAGCAAAAGCCGGAGAAAAATGGACTGGAACACATGGGCTAAGATACAATTATGCACAATCACAAATGTCGAGATATCAAGAAAAAATGAGCTATAAAGAAGCACTTGCAAGAGTAAGTTTTGAGCTTGGTCACCATCGCATTGAAATCACAAAACACTATCTAAAGTAA
- a CDS encoding RDD family protein, with protein sequence MSNSDNLEYAGFWIRVGASLLDTVMILLITVPVMLMIYGDAIWENESMFMGPADFLVNYIFPAIVVIVFWLYKSATPGKMILGLTVVDATTGNPLSVGQAIGRYLGYFVSMFPLMLGIFWVGWDKKKQGWHDKLANTVVIRQLDRVEAVDFSE encoded by the coding sequence ATGTCAAACAGCGATAACTTAGAATATGCAGGCTTTTGGATACGAGTAGGAGCATCGCTGCTTGATACAGTTATGATCTTATTGATAACCGTACCGGTCATGTTAATGATTTATGGAGATGCTATTTGGGAGAATGAATCTATGTTCATGGGTCCGGCAGACTTTTTGGTAAATTATATATTTCCGGCGATAGTTGTTATTGTGTTTTGGCTTTATAAATCTGCAACACCAGGTAAGATGATTTTAGGTTTAACAGTAGTTGATGCAACAACTGGGAATCCTTTGTCAGTAGGACAAGCTATTGGAAGATATTTAGGTTACTTTGTGTCAATGTTTCCTCTGATGCTTGGGATATTTTGGGTAGGATGGGATAAGAAAAAGCAAGGATGGCATGATAAACTGGCTAATACTGTAGTTATTAGGCAATTAGATAGAGTTGAAGCTGTGGATTTTTCAGAGTGA
- a CDS encoding PIN domain-containing protein has product MSKNIIMIDTCVWIDLAKNPALKPLTLAIKQLIDSNELKIITTKIIKEEFLNNKDKLVEIGRKKISQNIKNLKSLIHEHSTVSNKEDALKGLDDINHKLPTMVDSISEHTNLIWEVLESSEELELTDEIKLISAQKAYKKEAPFHNGKNNMADSMLIELFFSHLNETDSFYFISHNKNEFSSKADTRKAHEGFNEYFFKENVHYSLDLYNTINEIFPGTLEEIEIEESWFDEGRGFFDIIEYTNEFCDRIWYNRHLNLRYKIESGMHEVVDEKGYDSYNPNQTVKYIWEGALESAARMEALYGDKLEPMDDFEWGMLNGKLSALRWVLGDEWDMLDT; this is encoded by the coding sequence ATGAGTAAAAATATTATAATGATTGATACTTGTGTATGGATTGATTTAGCAAAAAATCCAGCACTTAAGCCATTGACACTAGCAATAAAACAACTTATTGATTCAAATGAATTAAAAATTATCACAACAAAAATAATAAAAGAGGAATTTCTTAACAATAAAGATAAACTAGTTGAAATCGGAAGAAAAAAGATTTCTCAAAATATAAAAAACTTGAAAAGCCTAATTCATGAACATTCAACAGTCAGTAATAAAGAGGATGCACTAAAAGGTTTGGATGATATTAATCATAAACTTCCAACTATGGTCGATTCAATTTCTGAACATACTAATCTAATATGGGAAGTTCTTGAATCTTCTGAAGAACTAGAGCTAACAGATGAAATAAAACTTATTTCTGCTCAAAAAGCCTATAAAAAAGAAGCTCCATTTCATAATGGTAAAAACAATATGGCTGATTCTATGCTTATTGAGCTATTCTTCAGTCATTTAAATGAAACTGATTCCTTTTATTTTATTTCTCATAATAAAAATGAATTTAGTTCAAAAGCAGATACTAGAAAAGCTCATGAAGGGTTTAATGAGTATTTTTTCAAAGAAAATGTTCATTATTCTTTAGACTTATACAATACAATTAATGAAATATTTCCAGGCACATTAGAAGAAATAGAGATTGAAGAATCTTGGTTTGACGAAGGAAGAGGTTTTTTTGACATAATAGAGTATACGAATGAGTTCTGTGACAGAATATGGTACAACAGACATCTTAATTTACGATATAAAATCGAAAGTGGAATGCATGAGGTAGTTGATGAAAAAGGCTATGATAGTTACAATCCAAATCAAACAGTTAAATATATATGGGAAGGTGCTTTAGAATCAGCTGCAAGAATGGAAGCACTTTATGGGGATAAACTTGAACCGATGGATGATTTTGAATGGGGTATGCTCAATGGCAAGCTTTCAGCTTTAAGATGGGTTCTTGGAGATGAATGGGATATGTTAGACACATAG